In the Tamandua tetradactyla isolate mTamTet1 chromosome 8, mTamTet1.pri, whole genome shotgun sequence genome, AGAAAAgattagataaatgggatctcctcaaaattaaacacttttttgcttcaaagaactttgtcaagaaagtaaaaaggcagcctacacaatgggagacaatatttggaaaccacatatcagataagcatttaatatccagaatatataaagaatctaCAATTCAACcgcaaaaagataaacaacccagtttaaaaatgggcaaaatacacgaatagacattttttcagaagaatacagatggctaaaagacatgaaaagatgctctaacttcgctggctatcagggaaatgcaatcaaaaccacaatgagatatcagctcACACCCAtgagaatagccattatcaaaaaaaaaaaaaatcaacaataggAAACAGCAGGTgctagaaaggatgtggagaaagaggcacactgattcactgttggtgggaatgtagaatggtgcaaatgctgtggaaggcagtttgttggtttctcaggaagctaagtattgaattgccatatgattcagcaatcccattagtaggtatatattcaaaagaactgaaagcaaagacacaaatgtaTATTTGGACACTCATGTTTCTAGCAggattattcatgattgccaagagatggaaactgctcaaatgtccatcagtggatgagtgcctaaacaagctgtggtacacacacatgatggaatgttatgcaactgtaagacagaatgaagtcatgaagaatgtaacaacatggatgaaacttgaggatattattctgagtgaaattagctaagACAAACattttatggtctcactaacatgaactaacattaatgaatgaactttctTCATTAACAATAAGAACACAGATCACCCGAAGATAGAAAGAGGTAgatattgggcatttggtgctgaaggagaacagaatgtgcaacagaactgattgtaaggTAAACACTCAACTGTTGCATCAGAGTTCACTATTTGCCATGGTTTCTCATTCTGTCCATCTTCTCAGATGCCAGATTAATATATCCAAAACGCTTTCATTTCCAGTACATACCATGACTGATCCTTTATGTTCACTGGATGAAATTTACACTCTTTAATTTGTATGCACTGTCAATCTGCTTTTGTTGCCATCTTTTCTCAAGTTGTTCTAAATTTGCAGTGCCACAACTTCACAGAACTGAAAGCTATTTTAAATGTACTTTGCACATGTATGTTAAACATTTCTCCTTAAATTCCTAAATAAGTTCACCCTATTTTCTAGTTGAAATCCCCTTAGCCCAATGACATCTTATGCTTTTTCCAGGTCTAAGTTCAAATATTACATTGTTCTTAAAAGCATTCAATAATAGAAATGGTAAATTAAACATTCTATGGCGTGTCTGTATTAAAATATTCTAGTTTCACTATGTTAACTTAATCATTTTATTTAGTTAGTTGTATAATTACCTATTTTGTTCATTAGAGTAAGATTTCATTCTGAAAACAAACcatatcttattcatttttatgtattgGAGTTCCTGGCATCTTCAGAATGGGATGAGTTCAGTAAGTATCAAAAGTTCCTGGAGACAGCAAAGAAAACTTTTGAGTGTAGTCCTAATTTTCCTCCACCTGTGTGAATAGCAAGTAAGGTTCCAGGTCATTCGCATGAGGCATGACAACCTTAAACCACACTGGGGTCAGCCACACGGTCTTCTGCTTGCTCGGCATCCCTGGCCAAGAGAACCAGCATGTGTGGATTTCCATGCCTTTCTTCATTTCCTATATCTTTGCCCTGCTTGGGAACAGCCTGCTCATCTCCATTATCCTCACAAAGCGCAGTCTCCATGAACCCATGTTCCTCTTCCTCTGCATGCTGGCCGGAGCAGACGTTGTTCTCTCTATGTCCACGGTGCTTCAGGCCCTGGCCATCTTCTGGTTCCACGCTGGGGAGATCTCTCTGGATCGCTGCGTCACTCAGCTCTTCTTCTTCCATTCCACCTTCATCTCTGAGTCAGGGATCTTGCTGGTGATGGCGTTTGACCGCTACATTGCCATATGCTATCCGTTGAGATACACCACAATTCTTTCAAGCACGCTAATTGGGACAATTGGAGCCATGATCTTTCTGAGAAGTTTTGGTACAattttccccaaaatatttcttttgaaaagattGACTTTCTGCAAAATTAATGTCCTCATGAACACTGGTTGTCAACACATTGTTTTGGCCCATGTTTCCTGTGATGATATCCAAGTAAACATCTGGTATGGGTTTTTTGTTCTGATGTCAACAGTGGCCTTAGATATTgtgctaatttttatttcttatgtacTGATCCTCTGTGCTGTCTTTCGAATCCCTTCCCATTATGCCCGCCACAAAGCTTTCAATACTTGTGGCTCTCATGTCTGTGTCATCATCCTCTTTTATGAACACTGGTTGTAAACACATTGTTTCGGCCCATGTTTCCTGTGATGATATTCAAGTAAAATCTGAAGACGGTATACTGAAATATTACCTTTAGtgatagtccatagtttgcattaggtttatttttctccatagaccaccctattattaacttctTGTCATAGTGATATACAtatgttctagttcatggaagaacattcttatgtttgtatTATTAACCACATTCATCATACTTAAATGTATTCACTGTGATATTaaagtcccatgtttcatcctctggatTAGTTCTGGTGACTGACATGACTGTAAACTTCCACTTGCCCTTTCAAATACAATCACACACACAATTCATTgctgttagttacattcacaataatgtgctatcatgagctctatccatttccaaacatttacaatccattttaataaaaattctgcacaaattaagtatGAGCTCTCCATTCTCTATGCTCATTCCAACTCCTGCTAATCTGTATTGTGGATATTAATTCCATGAGGCTGTTCATTATAATTCGTTCATattagtgagctcatacaatattttccttttgtgtttggcttattttactcaacataatgtcctcaaggttcatccatgttgttacatgcatcagtactttatttcttcttacagctgaataatattcaatagTATTTATTACAACATTCTATTCATCCATTcgtcaattgatggacactttactgttttcatcttttggctgatgtgaataatgctgctatgaacagcagtgtgcaaatgtgtgttagtgtccctgctttcagttcttctgagtatatacctaggtgATGAActgctgggttatatggcaattctatacttagcttcttgaggatctactaaattgtcttccacagcatctGTACAATTCTACATTCTCACTAAGAAtgagtaagtgttcctatttctctacatcttctctaaCATGTGAgctttctgtttgcttgtttttattaatagtggccattcaagtaggtgtgaaatgataactcattgtggtttggggttacatttccctaatagctagtgatgttgagcatggtttcatgtaatttttaaccatttgtattctTTGGAAATGTTTTTACTCAACtcttgtgttcatttttaaattggattgtttatggtggcttcatggaatgagttaggtggcATTCCCACCtctttcaaatttttggaaagagtttggttaaatttgttctagatatttgattcttttagttgcatttgtaaatggaattttttcttgatttcctcctctgattcctcattactagtgtatcaaacactacttattttttcatgttgatcttgtatcctgctaatTATAGTACTGTAATCAAGGTAAGAAAATTGACTTTGTTGTGATCCATATATCATTCTGAGATATCAACAGTTTTATATGcactcttttgtgtgtgtgcatatctgTAGTTCTATGTACTTTTATCACAAGCATAGATTGGTGTAACCACCACCACATTAAGTTACAGAACTGTCCCATCACCACAAGCTTCCCTAGTGTTACATCTTTTCATGGCCGTATCCAACTCCCTCTCCCCTATCTCTACTCTCTGGCAATGACCAATCAGTTTTTCATCTTTACTAGTTTATTTcatgaatgttatataaatggaatcatacggtATGTAACCTTTAGAGACTAgctttattttactcagcatattCCCTTGAGATCCTTCCAAGTTGTTGTATGCATCAATAATTCATTTCTGGGTAATATTTGCATGGTAAGATTGtaccacagtttctttaaatattcacaTGTTAAATTGACTGTTTCCAGATCTTTgccattataaataaagctgttttGAACATTAATACACAGGTGTTGgtgtattaattaattaaaaagaacgGTTCTTGGTTTTCTAGAGTAAATGTTGAAGAGTGCAATTTTGGTCatatgaaaagtttattttataagaAAGTGCCTGTTATCCTCATTGATTATACCATTGCGTATATCTTCAGGCAATGCAGGAGTTATCCAGTTTCTCTGCACCCTCACTATGTGGTGTGAACTGCTATTTTCTCTTTCAGCCTTTCTGACAGTTGTCCGTGGATTTTCATTGTgacttattttgcattttttaatagtTAATGATATTGAAGATCTTGCATgtctatgtttgccatgtgtatGTTCTCTTCAGTGAAATCTCTGTTCAtcattttttgcccattttttaatagaGTGTTTTAAACTGTtgtgttttgagagttctttatgtattcccGATCCAAGTCCTTGGTTAAATATGAGCTTGCAAATAAAATATTGCAGTGTGTAGTTTGTCATTTCATCCTCTTCAGAGGGTCTTTGTTAGAGATAAACTAGGAccagtttatcaattttctttttatagatcATGCTTTTGTTGTCAAGTCTGAAAATTCTTTTCTTGGCTTCTAGGTCCTCAGGATtttctgctgtttgtttttttcctaaaagttttatacttttatattttacacTCATGTATGTGATCCAttgtaagttaatttttgtaataaGGTATGAGGTTAGATTGagtttcaattgtttttttaattttaattttttggccTACAGAGGTCCAGTtgtttcagcatcatttgttgtaAAAGCTATCCTTCTTCCATGGAATGGTTTTTCTGCATTCGTCAAGAAT is a window encoding:
- the LOC143645145 gene encoding olfactory receptor 52B4-like, translating into MTTLNHTGVSHTVFCLLGIPGQENQHVWISMPFFISYIFALLGNSLLISIILTKRSLHEPMFLFLCMLAGADVVLSMSTVLQALAIFWFHAGEISLDRCVTQLFFFHSTFISESGILLVMAFDRYIAICYPLRYTTILSSTLIGTIGAMIFLRSFGTIFPKIFLLKRLTFCKINVLMNTGCQHIVLAHVSCDDIQVNIWYGFFVLMSTVALDIVLIFISYVLILCAVFRIPSHYARHKAFNTCGSHVCVIILFYEHWL